The Lysinibacillus irui sequence GTTTGGATACTTAGTTCCAGACGCTTTTCTTGAAAGGAGAGATTATATGAGACTCCCGCAAATTCAAATTCGGACAACGGATGCGAAATTAGATCTTAATATATCAAAGCCACAACAGTATATTAAACAACCTAGTGCTAAACAGCATATTGAACAACCCGCTGCAATTTTAGAAATTCATACAACAAGAGGTGTTTTAAAAATAGATTCTTCACAGGCTAGACGGGATGTTGGTATGATAGGGCCTTTGGAAGCTACAAAAAATGCTGCAGCTGAAGGACAACAAGCTGCTTTAAAAGGTGCTGCAAGACGGGCAAGGGAGGGGCGACAAATGATGATGTCAGCGGGCAAAGGACAAGGGCATACAACCATCCAAAACATTGCAAAGCAAAATCATGGTCCACAACGTACACCCTTCAACATTAAATTTGTCCCATCAATAGGAGCTGTAAAAATAGACTATACACCAGGCACAACTGACGTTAATATTCAACGTAGAGAGCCAATAATTGACGCTAAAGTGAACAAACCAATACACGAATACACACCAGGAAAAGTAACTGGTACAATGGTACAAAGACCAGATGTTGACATCGATGTCATCATTTAAAGGAGAGTATATAATTGGAAATTACTACTAAATTTTTAGGAGAAGTCAAAATTGATGAACAAGATATCCTTACATTTGAACATGGCTTACTTGGATTAGAGGAGGAGAAAAAATTTGTTTTGCTACCGATCGATGCAGACCTTCCCTTAGCAATATTACAATCAGTTGAGCGGCGTGAAATTGGTTTTGTCGTTGCATACCCTTTCGCTTTCAAAAAGGATTATAGCTTTGAGATAAGTGAAGATGATCTTGAGCAGCTACACTTAGAGAAGGAAGAGGATGTGTTAACATATTCTATAGTAACAATGAAGGAAACATTCCAAGATTCAACTATTAATCTACTTGCACCTTTAATCATTAATTTGGATAAAAAATGCGGTAAACAAATTGTCCTTCAAGATAGTAAATCCTATCCATTACGTTACCCAATGCAGTCATTGGAAGGAAGTGCGAAATAATGCTT is a genomic window containing:
- a CDS encoding DUF6470 family protein, whose protein sequence is MRLPQIQIRTTDAKLDLNISKPQQYIKQPSAKQHIEQPAAILEIHTTRGVLKIDSSQARRDVGMIGPLEATKNAAAEGQQAALKGAARRAREGRQMMMSAGKGQGHTTIQNIAKQNHGPQRTPFNIKFVPSIGAVKIDYTPGTTDVNIQRREPIIDAKVNKPIHEYTPGKVTGTMVQRPDVDIDVII
- the fliW gene encoding flagellar assembly protein FliW → MEITTKFLGEVKIDEQDILTFEHGLLGLEEEKKFVLLPIDADLPLAILQSVERREIGFVVAYPFAFKKDYSFEISEDDLEQLHLEKEEDVLTYSIVTMKETFQDSTINLLAPLIINLDKKCGKQIVLQDSKSYPLRYPMQSLEGSAK